Proteins from a genomic interval of Amycolatopsis sp. cg13:
- a CDS encoding helix-turn-helix transcriptional regulator translates to MSISGQVVFESDDLVRTEEFLCSSYAPMRIGSGGRDAGARITRVASESVSADKLELHFDMSYDVEPLGRICLCDIEAGTIEDHQVAGWPEPAAFAPGDLFAFAPPDRPYSGRICRARYSITMLDPAVLTRVAGAEKPVELLDHNPVSAASAQYLRAAITYVRDQVLSAPDIAEHPLLLSTATQHLAAAVLAAFPTTALAERAGTDLDAHPQALRRAVAFIEAHPDRDITATELAQAAGVSARAVQLAFRRHLDTTPMAYLRRVRLDHARAELRAAAPGETTVTRVAARWGYTRPSAFTAHYRAAYEELPSQTLHGEFLSAAAADS, encoded by the coding sequence ATGTCGATTTCCGGGCAGGTGGTGTTCGAGAGCGACGACCTGGTCCGCACCGAAGAATTCCTCTGCAGTTCCTACGCCCCGATGCGCATCGGCAGCGGCGGCCGGGACGCTGGCGCCCGCATCACGCGCGTCGCGTCCGAGAGCGTCAGCGCCGACAAGCTCGAACTGCACTTCGACATGAGCTACGACGTCGAGCCGCTTGGCCGGATCTGCCTCTGCGACATCGAAGCCGGAACCATCGAAGACCACCAGGTCGCCGGGTGGCCCGAACCCGCCGCCTTCGCCCCCGGCGACCTCTTCGCCTTCGCCCCGCCGGACCGTCCGTACTCCGGCCGGATCTGCCGGGCGCGGTACAGCATCACCATGCTGGATCCCGCTGTCCTGACTCGTGTCGCCGGTGCCGAAAAGCCGGTGGAACTGCTCGACCACAACCCGGTTTCGGCTGCCAGTGCCCAGTATCTGCGCGCGGCCATCACTTACGTGCGGGATCAGGTCCTCTCGGCTCCGGACATCGCCGAGCACCCTTTGCTGCTCAGCACAGCCACCCAACACCTCGCCGCGGCCGTACTCGCGGCTTTTCCCACGACAGCTCTGGCCGAACGCGCTGGCACCGATCTCGATGCCCATCCCCAAGCCTTGCGCCGAGCTGTTGCGTTCATCGAAGCTCACCCGGACCGCGACATCACGGCCACCGAGCTTGCCCAGGCTGCCGGTGTCTCCGCGCGGGCTGTGCAGCTTGCCTTTCGCCGCCACCTGGACACCACGCCGATGGCTTACCTGCGGCGAGTCCGTCTCGACCATGCGCGGGCTGAGTTGCGTGCTGCTGCGCCTGGGGAGACGACTGTTACGCGGGTCGCGGCGCGGTGGGGGTACACGCGGCCTAGCGCTTTCACCGCGCACTATCGGGCTGCGTACGAGGAGCTTCCCTCACAGACCCTGCACGGCGAGTTTCTCTCCGCGGCCGCAGCGGATTCCTAG
- a CDS encoding SDR family oxidoreductase, with translation MTYPKIDLDGASVAITGGGAGIGRAVAKLFAGKGARVAIGDLNKAAAEETAEMIGGTAHHLDVADRDSFASFVAAAEKAHGPLHVLVNNAGLMPNGGFLELSDATDRLQIDVNLGGVLNGLKLALPGMVERGFGHVVNVASLAGKFPVKGLAVYNATKFAVVGLSAATRLEFADAGVSITAVLPSAVDTALASGLDMRPIPKVQPEDVARAVVDSVRNRRAEIAVPGYVGVLAAAAGVTPEPVLNRIRRLVRDDRALHSDRPERTAYRANLEAQQGSRR, from the coding sequence ATGACCTACCCCAAGATCGACCTCGACGGCGCGTCCGTCGCGATCACCGGCGGCGGTGCCGGGATCGGCCGTGCAGTGGCGAAGTTGTTCGCCGGCAAGGGCGCGCGCGTCGCGATCGGCGACCTCAACAAGGCGGCTGCCGAGGAAACTGCGGAGATGATCGGCGGCACCGCCCACCACCTCGACGTCGCCGACCGCGACTCGTTCGCGTCCTTCGTCGCCGCGGCCGAGAAAGCCCACGGACCGTTGCACGTGCTGGTGAACAACGCCGGTCTCATGCCGAACGGCGGGTTCCTCGAACTCTCCGACGCCACCGACCGGCTGCAGATCGACGTCAACCTCGGCGGCGTCCTCAACGGCCTGAAACTGGCGCTGCCGGGCATGGTCGAACGCGGTTTCGGCCACGTCGTCAACGTCGCGTCGCTGGCGGGCAAGTTCCCGGTCAAGGGGCTGGCCGTCTACAACGCCACCAAGTTCGCCGTCGTCGGGCTGAGCGCCGCGACGCGCCTGGAGTTCGCGGACGCGGGCGTCAGCATCACCGCCGTGCTGCCGTCGGCCGTCGACACCGCGCTCGCCTCGGGCCTGGACATGCGGCCGATTCCGAAGGTGCAGCCGGAAGACGTCGCCAGGGCGGTCGTCGATTCGGTGCGCAACCGCCGCGCCGAAATCGCCGTTCCCGGTTACGTCGGCGTGCTCGCCGCGGCCGCGGGAGTCACTCCCGAGCCGGTCCTCAACCGCATCCGGCGGCTGGTCCGCGACGATCGCGCGCTGCACTCGGACCGCCCGGAACGGACGGCGTACCGGGCGAATCTCGAGGCACAGCAAGGATCCCGGCGCTAG
- a CDS encoding copper resistance protein CopC, which produces MKRALITLLLAGVPLIGLATPALAHDTLVGSTPADKSTVDTAPSAVELKFNESVQQGTELNTVSVTDARHNHWEAGPAVVKGSAVTVPLRTLGAAGEYTVDYRIVSEDGHPVSGSITFTLNKPPAAPATAAAAPRSAVAAPSEPDGTGLPVWVWILGAAVLLGIGLTVALRVGKRS; this is translated from the coding sequence ATGAAACGTGCGCTGATCACCTTGCTGCTGGCCGGGGTGCCCCTGATCGGGCTGGCGACGCCGGCCTTGGCACACGACACTCTGGTCGGGTCCACTCCGGCAGACAAGTCCACTGTGGACACCGCACCGTCCGCCGTTGAGCTGAAGTTCAACGAGTCGGTGCAGCAGGGCACCGAGCTGAACACCGTGTCGGTCACCGATGCGCGGCACAACCACTGGGAGGCCGGTCCCGCCGTGGTGAAGGGCAGCGCGGTGACCGTCCCGCTGCGCACGCTGGGCGCCGCGGGTGAGTACACCGTCGACTACCGGATCGTGTCCGAGGACGGCCATCCGGTCAGCGGCTCGATCACCTTCACCCTGAACAAGCCGCCCGCCGCCCCGGCCACGGCCGCCGCCGCGCCGCGTTCCGCGGTCGCCGCCCCCAGCGAACCGGACGGCACGGGCCTCCCGGTCTGGGTGTGGATTCTCGGTGCCGCAGTGCTGCTCGGCATCGGGCTGACCGTCGCCCTGCGGGTCGGCAAACGGTCGTGA
- a CDS encoding epoxide hydrolase family protein, protein MTIRPFRIDISDAALADLRARLTQTRWPAQLPGEGWDRGVPVDWLREVASYWATGYDWRAHEARLNEFPQFQTEIDGVDLHFLHVPSSVSDATPLLLTHGWPNSFVEFADLIEHLSDFHVVVPSLPGFGFSSAPGPGWDAFRVGRAWADLMHRLGYRDYVVQGGDYGAYVAPEVARVGPVLGVYITAGLGIPTEADLPDLDAAERLAFNEMMSQDWMNGVDHHSLLRTAPQTFAYGWNDSPVAALAWMAQKFHEFGGGGRALDEMLDGFLTNLSVYWFTETFGTSSWSFYSSTGFAWPRGQKEAPTGVYSGVPGIRRLAARESEIVHWPVDNPAGHHFIAMDQPEAYAADLARFVRQVRSMR, encoded by the coding sequence ATGACCATTCGCCCGTTCCGCATCGACATCTCCGACGCCGCCCTCGCCGACCTGCGCGCCCGGCTCACGCAAACCCGCTGGCCGGCGCAACTGCCCGGCGAAGGCTGGGACCGCGGGGTGCCGGTCGACTGGCTGCGCGAGGTCGCGTCCTACTGGGCGACTGGCTACGACTGGCGCGCCCACGAGGCCCGGTTGAACGAGTTCCCGCAGTTCCAGACCGAGATCGATGGCGTCGACCTGCACTTCCTGCACGTCCCCTCTTCTGTTTCGGATGCCACGCCCCTGTTGCTGACGCACGGCTGGCCGAACTCCTTCGTCGAGTTCGCCGACCTGATCGAGCACCTGTCGGACTTCCACGTCGTCGTCCCTTCACTGCCCGGTTTCGGTTTCTCCTCCGCGCCCGGCCCCGGCTGGGACGCTTTTCGGGTGGGTCGCGCATGGGCAGACTTGATGCACCGCCTGGGCTACCGCGACTACGTCGTCCAAGGCGGCGACTACGGCGCATACGTCGCCCCCGAAGTCGCGCGGGTCGGTCCGGTGCTGGGCGTCTACATCACCGCTGGCCTGGGGATTCCCACTGAGGCCGACTTGCCTGATCTGGACGCTGCGGAGCGCTTGGCGTTCAACGAGATGATGTCCCAGGACTGGATGAACGGCGTCGACCACCACTCGCTGCTGCGGACCGCACCGCAGACGTTCGCTTACGGTTGGAACGACTCCCCCGTGGCCGCGCTGGCTTGGATGGCGCAAAAGTTCCACGAGTTCGGCGGTGGCGGCCGGGCCCTGGACGAGATGCTGGACGGGTTCCTGACGAACCTGAGCGTGTACTGGTTCACCGAGACGTTCGGGACGTCGTCGTGGTCGTTCTACTCGAGCACCGGTTTCGCCTGGCCGCGGGGCCAGAAGGAGGCTCCGACCGGGGTGTACAGCGGGGTGCCGGGGATCCGGCGGCTGGCTGCGCGGGAATCGGAGATCGTGCACTGGCCGGTCGACAATCCGGCTGGGCACCACTTCATCGCGATGGACCAGCCGGAGGCTTACGCGGCGGATCTTGCCCGGTTCGTGAGGCAGGTGCGGTCTATGCGATGA
- a CDS encoding class F sortase, giving the protein MTADKDAAQSGRIQTRLGPLALAGLSWSLLADAFLPADASHAVAVASLVIVGGVGWETLYHAGQRLRRDEDWSSRSGLLIALFDATLACLVLRALDVADDSALRYLLYFSSAWMLIWLVTQGLRRAAAAGWRYSGAWLTRPRPRHAPRPVRHRRAFGAITAAVGVATALGLVFVLATDKTPAPEMAHTAPAARPAAPPNRSVVAVNNPTVRVVPIAVHLPKLAADSSLIRLGLDANQRMQTPSVTTPMQAGWYEPGPAPGQTGPAVIVGHVDGASQPGIFYRLHELAPGDRVTVERADGSVLTFVVRRTIHASKDRFPTKEVYGRTAGPELRLITCGGSFDRAVRSYRDNIIVFAQLDGEQQQ; this is encoded by the coding sequence ATGACTGCGGATAAGGACGCGGCACAGTCCGGTCGCATCCAGACCCGGCTCGGCCCGCTCGCGCTGGCCGGCCTGTCCTGGAGCCTGCTGGCGGACGCATTCCTGCCGGCCGATGCCAGCCATGCCGTGGCGGTCGCGTCGCTCGTGATCGTCGGCGGGGTCGGCTGGGAGACGCTCTATCACGCCGGTCAGCGACTGCGCCGGGACGAGGACTGGTCGAGCCGGTCCGGTCTGCTCATCGCGCTCTTCGATGCCACGCTGGCCTGCCTGGTGCTACGCGCACTCGACGTGGCCGACGATTCCGCGCTCCGCTACCTCCTCTATTTCAGCTCCGCCTGGATGCTGATCTGGCTGGTCACCCAGGGCCTGAGGCGAGCAGCCGCGGCAGGCTGGCGCTACTCGGGCGCATGGCTGACCAGGCCGAGGCCGCGCCACGCGCCACGGCCGGTTCGGCACCGTCGTGCGTTCGGTGCGATCACCGCGGCCGTGGGGGTCGCGACGGCCTTGGGGCTGGTATTCGTCCTGGCCACGGACAAGACGCCAGCGCCGGAGATGGCACACACCGCTCCGGCCGCACGGCCAGCCGCACCGCCGAACCGGTCGGTCGTCGCGGTCAACAACCCCACGGTCCGGGTGGTGCCGATCGCGGTGCACCTCCCGAAGCTGGCCGCCGACTCGTCGCTGATCAGGCTCGGCCTCGACGCGAACCAGCGCATGCAAACCCCGTCGGTGACCACGCCGATGCAGGCCGGCTGGTACGAGCCGGGGCCGGCGCCCGGCCAGACCGGGCCCGCGGTGATCGTCGGTCATGTCGACGGCGCGAGCCAGCCCGGGATCTTCTACCGGCTGCACGAACTCGCACCGGGCGACCGCGTCACCGTCGAACGCGCGGACGGCTCCGTGCTCACTTTCGTGGTGCGCCGAACCATCCACGCGTCCAAAGACCGCTTCCCCACCAAGGAGGTCTACGGCCGCACCGCCGGACCGGAACTGCGGCTGATCACCTGCGGCGGCTCCTTCGACCGGGCCGTGCGCTCCTACCGCGACAACATCATCGTTTTCGCTCAACTTGACGGAGAACAACAGCAGTAA
- a CDS encoding helix-turn-helix transcriptional regulator, whose amino-acid sequence MVSAARLLQLLSLLQTPRQWPGSELAERLGVEGRTVRRDIERLRELGYPVEATMGAEGGYRLVAGSAMPPLLLDDEEAVAIAVGLRMASGHAVTGIDEASVRALTKLERVLPSRLRRRVSVLSKATVPLPVNDGPRVDPESLTILATAIANRERLRFGYLANDGKATKRLVEPHHLVSSGRRWYLLAFDSDRDDWRVFRVDRIERPQPIGTRFTAKDLPAEDPAAYVTKKLHTSRPTHRAVVTVHAPADEVARIWGAASEVTAVDGRTCRVVSPADTLEWLAFRLTSLGREFEVHEPPELAEHLRELGGRALRAAK is encoded by the coding sequence ATTGTGAGTGCGGCGCGGTTGTTGCAGTTGCTGTCCTTGTTGCAGACGCCGAGGCAATGGCCGGGCAGCGAGCTGGCGGAGCGGCTGGGTGTCGAGGGGCGGACGGTTCGCCGGGACATCGAGCGGTTGCGCGAGCTCGGGTATCCGGTCGAGGCGACGATGGGTGCGGAGGGCGGATATCGCCTGGTCGCGGGCAGTGCGATGCCGCCGTTGCTGCTCGACGACGAGGAGGCGGTCGCGATCGCGGTCGGGTTGCGGATGGCGTCGGGACACGCGGTGACCGGGATCGACGAGGCGTCGGTGCGGGCGCTCACCAAGCTGGAGCGGGTCTTGCCGTCTCGGTTAAGGCGCAGGGTGAGTGTGCTGAGCAAGGCGACAGTGCCGCTGCCGGTGAACGACGGGCCGCGCGTGGATCCGGAGTCGCTCACGATCCTCGCGACGGCGATCGCCAACCGCGAGCGGCTGCGGTTCGGCTATCTCGCCAACGACGGCAAGGCGACGAAAAGGCTGGTCGAACCGCATCATCTGGTGTCGTCCGGCCGTCGCTGGTATCTGCTCGCGTTCGACAGCGACCGCGACGACTGGCGGGTCTTCCGCGTCGATCGCATCGAAAGACCACAACCCATCGGGACCCGGTTCACCGCGAAAGACCTGCCTGCCGAGGACCCGGCGGCGTACGTGACCAAGAAGCTGCACACCTCCCGCCCGACGCATCGCGCGGTGGTCACCGTGCACGCGCCGGCGGACGAAGTAGCACGGATTTGGGGCGCGGCAAGCGAAGTGACCGCGGTGGACGGTCGCACCTGCCGCGTCGTCAGCCCGGCCGACACTCTGGAGTGGCTGGCGTTCCGGCTGACCAGCCTCGGTCGCGAGTTCGAGGTGCACGAGCCGCCGGAGCTGGCGGAGCACCTGCGCGAACTCGGCGGCCGGGCGCTGCGCGCGGCCAAATGA
- a CDS encoding response regulator transcription factor: MEILVYAERPNARHGVARSLQGAPGIGRVECAATADELVRRYIRSPSDVVLVAVQSGERSGPVAAARLLSIAPGASVILFGSSGTAAAAASALLHGIGGFLQKYDSWYPEPYVVAEPEGSALPEAGRPHLSERELQILWGMANGERNLQIAADLALSEDSVKTHCKRIFRKLGVHDRAEAVAAGFRAGFLS, encoded by the coding sequence GTGGAGATACTGGTCTACGCCGAGCGGCCGAATGCGCGCCACGGGGTCGCGCGATCGCTGCAGGGCGCACCAGGAATCGGGCGCGTCGAATGTGCCGCGACCGCTGACGAACTCGTCCGCCGGTACATCCGGTCGCCCAGCGACGTGGTGCTCGTCGCGGTCCAGTCGGGCGAACGGTCCGGCCCCGTCGCTGCGGCGAGATTGCTGTCGATCGCCCCCGGCGCCTCGGTGATCCTGTTCGGTTCGTCCGGCACGGCCGCCGCAGCGGCCAGCGCGCTGCTGCACGGCATCGGCGGATTCCTTCAGAAATACGACAGTTGGTACCCCGAGCCGTACGTCGTCGCCGAGCCGGAGGGCAGCGCACTGCCCGAAGCCGGTCGTCCCCACCTGTCCGAACGCGAACTCCAAATCCTCTGGGGCATGGCCAACGGCGAGCGGAACCTGCAGATCGCCGCCGATCTCGCACTGTCCGAAGACAGCGTCAAAACCCATTGCAAACGGATCTTCCGCAAGCTCGGCGTCCACGACCGAGCCGAAGCGGTCGCCGCCGGCTTTCGCGCCGGTTTCCTCTCCTGA
- a CDS encoding MerR family transcriptional regulator, with product MIPGQEGPASPGGADKFDDEHYPAYTMGRAADMLGTSQSFLRSLDEAGLSKPQRSAGGHRRYTRHQLRLATRVRELVDQGTAVAAACRIITLEDQLHEAQRQNAELRAKD from the coding sequence ATGATCCCTGGCCAAGAAGGACCGGCCTCGCCCGGCGGGGCCGACAAGTTCGACGACGAGCACTACCCCGCCTACACCATGGGCCGGGCCGCCGACATGCTCGGCACCAGTCAAAGCTTCCTGCGCAGCCTCGACGAGGCAGGGTTGAGCAAGCCGCAACGTTCCGCCGGCGGACACCGCCGCTACACCCGGCACCAGCTGCGCCTGGCCACCCGGGTGCGGGAACTGGTGGACCAGGGCACCGCCGTGGCCGCCGCCTGCCGCATCATCACCCTCGAAGACCAGCTCCACGAAGCCCAGCGCCAAAACGCGGAACTCCGCGCAAAGGACTGA
- a CDS encoding acyl-CoA thioesterase → MVNYPHWQTVPLRWKDNDVYGHVNNVVHYSLMDTVINTWLIERGGLDIESGPVIGLCVESRCAYHASVSFPDTLRIGLRVAHLGRSSVRYEIGMYTASDTLVAEGHFVHVFVDRESRRPVEVTGKLRESLAELAV, encoded by the coding sequence GTGGTGAACTATCCGCATTGGCAGACGGTTCCGTTGCGGTGGAAGGACAACGACGTCTATGGGCACGTAAACAACGTCGTGCACTACTCGTTGATGGACACCGTCATCAACACCTGGCTGATCGAACGCGGCGGTCTCGACATCGAGTCCGGGCCGGTGATCGGGCTGTGCGTGGAATCGCGTTGTGCTTACCACGCCTCAGTTTCGTTCCCGGACACGCTGCGGATCGGGCTACGGGTCGCACACCTCGGGCGGTCGAGCGTGCGGTACGAGATCGGGATGTACACGGCTTCGGACACCCTGGTGGCGGAGGGGCATTTCGTGCACGTTTTTGTGGATCGCGAGTCCCGTCGGCCGGTCGAGGTGACTGGGAAGTTGCGGGAATCGTTGGCGGAGCTGGCTGTTTGA
- a CDS encoding STAS domain-containing protein — protein sequence MSEATDRSLRPGDLAIRSGAVGALVLVRLRGALDLATADDLAEELDRQLRIGRDIVLDCTGLDFMAVIGMSLMIDAHHAAVARQRRLIVVTGGNRAVLRPLRLTRVEEMLNLVATIDDACAQLGGLIPDPRG from the coding sequence ATGTCCGAAGCAACCGACCGGTCGCTGCGCCCCGGCGACCTGGCGATCCGGAGCGGAGCCGTGGGCGCCCTCGTACTGGTGCGGCTTCGCGGTGCCCTGGACCTTGCCACCGCCGACGATCTCGCCGAAGAACTCGACAGGCAGCTCCGGATCGGCCGCGACATAGTCCTGGACTGCACCGGCCTGGACTTCATGGCCGTGATCGGGATGTCGCTGATGATCGACGCGCACCACGCCGCCGTCGCCAGGCAACGAAGACTGATCGTGGTGACCGGTGGCAACCGCGCCGTGCTGCGCCCACTGCGCCTCACGCGGGTCGAGGAGATGCTCAACCTCGTCGCCACCATCGACGACGCCTGTGCCCAGCTGGGCGGTTTGATCCCCGACCCGCGCGGGTAA
- a CDS encoding patatin-like phospholipase family protein translates to MTPRALALGCGGTLGFAWTAAALAAVEEQLGWDARDADVLVGTSAGAEMAALLGSGIGVGEILAALRGEPADERVVHHLAQHPGMLPPLPTPVWPGLGLTAAALRGRVDLLAGLAGVLPRGRGDAGWLRDLGTALANADGWVDHPRTWLVGADIRTGERVAFGNSHRTDLGTAIAASWAIPGWFPPVAVIGRKYVDGGTVSPTSADLVLPTGVEEVVLIPPMSTSGGAPGRGFARIERLARHAMTRRVDVEVKQLRAAGVRVLRIEPGQAELDVMGPNFMDLRRRADVLRACRTLTPARVRAAIEQGATR, encoded by the coding sequence ATGACCCCACGCGCACTGGCACTCGGGTGTGGCGGCACGCTCGGCTTCGCCTGGACCGCTGCCGCCCTCGCCGCGGTCGAGGAGCAGCTGGGCTGGGACGCGCGCGACGCCGACGTCCTGGTCGGCACGTCCGCGGGCGCGGAGATGGCGGCGTTGCTCGGCTCGGGCATCGGGGTCGGCGAGATCCTGGCCGCGCTGCGCGGGGAGCCTGCCGACGAGCGCGTGGTGCACCACCTCGCCCAGCATCCGGGCATGCTGCCGCCGTTGCCGACACCGGTTTGGCCTGGTCTCGGCCTCACCGCCGCAGCGTTGCGCGGTCGGGTCGACCTGCTGGCCGGGCTCGCCGGGGTGCTGCCGAGAGGACGTGGCGACGCCGGATGGCTGCGCGATCTCGGCACCGCGCTCGCCAACGCCGACGGCTGGGTCGATCATCCGCGGACCTGGCTCGTCGGAGCCGACATCCGCACGGGGGAGCGGGTCGCGTTCGGGAATTCGCACCGGACAGACCTCGGCACCGCCATAGCCGCGTCCTGGGCGATTCCCGGATGGTTCCCGCCGGTCGCCGTCATCGGCCGCAAGTACGTCGACGGCGGCACCGTCTCGCCGACGTCCGCCGACCTCGTCCTCCCGACCGGCGTCGAGGAGGTCGTGCTCATTCCGCCGATGTCCACCTCCGGCGGCGCACCCGGGCGCGGCTTCGCCCGGATCGAACGGCTCGCCCGGCACGCGATGACAAGACGCGTCGACGTCGAGGTCAAGCAACTCCGCGCCGCTGGTGTTCGGGTGCTCCGGATCGAACCGGGCCAGGCCGAACTGGACGTCATGGGCCCGAATTTCATGGACCTGCGCCGCCGCGCCGACGTGCTCCGCGCCTGCCGCACTCTGACCCCAGCGCGCGTCCGCGCCGCCATCGAGCAAGGAGCGACCCGATGA
- a CDS encoding copper resistance D family protein: MTPGRSTLIASPRVRLTALLTAAGGAGVLLGTAIVAARPASGLLDPGAVIEVGLPIARVLLDVSALVTVGLCVLPLLLGPARPELAGPVLAGSRVWAAASSLVWATCALVLLVLQTAELHPGRDVSFAAIRSYIGELGAGKALLMVIVSALACAGLAVLVGESLPAEARAAVALLALLPLPVTGHAMDWRWHDLTMVSMELHILGATAWAGGLFAVITLAANHRALLADALPRFSKLATVCLVLVAVTGLANGIAEVTLTPPGRDLMSGLFGTGYGRLVVGKMLCLLGLAALGGNIRFRLLPAIVQQKPTALLQWAALELTVMGVAFGFAAVLTRSPVA, from the coding sequence GTGACCCCTGGCAGGTCGACCCTGATCGCCTCGCCTCGGGTCCGGCTGACCGCGCTGCTCACCGCGGCGGGCGGCGCGGGCGTGCTGCTAGGGACGGCGATCGTCGCCGCCCGGCCGGCTTCCGGCCTGCTGGATCCGGGCGCGGTGATCGAGGTCGGCCTGCCGATCGCGCGGGTGCTGCTGGACGTGTCCGCGTTGGTCACTGTCGGCTTGTGCGTGCTGCCGCTGCTGCTCGGGCCTGCCCGACCCGAACTGGCCGGTCCGGTGCTGGCCGGCAGCCGGGTGTGGGCCGCGGCCAGTTCGCTGGTGTGGGCCACCTGCGCGCTGGTCTTGCTCGTGCTGCAAACCGCGGAACTGCACCCGGGGCGAGACGTGTCGTTCGCCGCGATTCGCAGTTATATCGGTGAACTCGGTGCGGGCAAGGCGTTGCTGATGGTGATCGTCAGCGCGCTGGCGTGCGCCGGACTGGCGGTGCTCGTCGGCGAGTCGCTGCCAGCCGAAGCGCGCGCCGCGGTGGCCCTGTTAGCGCTGCTCCCGCTGCCGGTGACCGGGCACGCCATGGACTGGCGCTGGCACGACCTGACCATGGTGTCGATGGAACTGCACATCCTCGGCGCGACCGCGTGGGCCGGCGGATTGTTCGCGGTGATCACCCTGGCCGCGAACCACCGCGCGCTGCTCGCCGACGCACTGCCGCGATTCTCGAAACTGGCCACGGTGTGCCTGGTCCTGGTGGCCGTCACCGGATTGGCCAACGGCATCGCCGAGGTCACGCTCACTCCGCCGGGACGGGATCTGATGAGCGGGCTGTTCGGCACCGGCTACGGCAGGCTGGTGGTCGGCAAAATGCTGTGCCTGCTCGGACTGGCCGCGCTGGGAGGCAACATCCGCTTCCGCCTGCTCCCGGCGATCGTCCAGCAGAAACCAACCGCGCTGCTGCAGTGGGCGGCCTTGGAACTGACCGTGATGGGAGTGGCGTTCGGCTTCGCGGCGGTGCTCACTCGCTCCCCGGTCGCGTAA
- a CDS encoding hydroxyacid-oxoacid transhydrogenase — protein MTSAEHETVFTYGAPALKYGTGSSDEIGYDLGQFGARRVLVVTDPVVAATGWPERIAEGIRGYGIAAETFDGVHVEPTDVSMQKAVDFARGTGPYDAFVAVGGGSSIDTAKAANLLTSNDGELMDYVNAPVGGGRAPANPLKPLVAVPTTTGTGSESTTVCVLDVLSLRVKSGISHLRLRPTLAVVDPRLTVSQPAGVTAASGMDILCHAAESYTAKPYTEFGRKRPEERVPYCGSNPLADMFAEKSLQLLSWALPAAVRDGEDMAAREAMALAATFAGLGFGNAGVHIPHANAYPIAGQVRDFHPDGYPGDEAMVPHGMAVSLTAPAAFRFTFAANPERHQRVARLLAPDFEWSGDFADHLPAVLTTLMRDIGLPAGIGAVGYSESDVDSLVEGTLKQQRLLATAPRTPSEKDLAGILRDSVQLW, from the coding sequence GTGACATCCGCCGAACATGAGACTGTTTTCACTTACGGGGCTCCGGCGCTCAAATACGGAACCGGTTCGAGCGACGAGATCGGATACGATCTTGGCCAGTTCGGCGCCCGTCGCGTCCTCGTGGTGACCGACCCGGTCGTCGCGGCGACCGGATGGCCGGAGCGGATCGCCGAGGGCATCCGCGGCTACGGGATCGCGGCCGAGACGTTCGACGGCGTGCACGTCGAGCCCACCGACGTCAGCATGCAGAAGGCCGTGGACTTCGCGCGCGGCACCGGCCCGTACGACGCGTTCGTGGCGGTCGGCGGCGGCTCCAGCATCGACACCGCGAAGGCCGCCAACCTGCTGACCAGCAACGACGGTGAACTGATGGATTACGTCAACGCGCCGGTCGGCGGCGGCCGCGCGCCGGCGAACCCGCTGAAGCCGCTGGTCGCGGTGCCGACGACGACCGGAACCGGGTCCGAGAGCACCACGGTGTGCGTGCTGGACGTGCTGTCGCTGCGGGTGAAGAGCGGGATCAGTCACCTGCGGCTGCGTCCGACGCTGGCCGTCGTGGACCCGCGGCTCACGGTCAGCCAGCCCGCCGGAGTCACCGCGGCGAGCGGGATGGACATCCTCTGTCACGCGGCGGAGAGCTACACCGCCAAGCCCTACACCGAGTTCGGCCGAAAGCGGCCGGAGGAGCGCGTGCCGTACTGCGGGTCGAATCCGCTGGCGGACATGTTCGCGGAGAAGTCGCTGCAGCTGCTGTCGTGGGCGTTGCCCGCCGCGGTGCGCGACGGCGAGGACATGGCCGCGCGCGAGGCGATGGCGCTGGCCGCGACGTTCGCCGGGCTCGGCTTCGGCAACGCCGGCGTGCACATCCCGCACGCCAACGCGTACCCGATCGCCGGGCAGGTCCGGGATTTCCACCCCGACGGCTATCCCGGCGACGAAGCGATGGTGCCGCACGGCATGGCGGTTTCGCTCACCGCGCCCGCCGCGTTCCGGTTCACCTTCGCCGCGAACCCGGAACGCCACCAGCGTGTCGCCCGGCTGCTGGCCCCGGATTTCGAGTGGTCCGGCGACTTCGCCGACCACCTGCCCGCCGTGCTGACCACGCTGATGCGCGACATCGGCCTGCCCGCCGGGATCGGCGCGGTCGGGTACAGCGAGTCCGATGTGGACTCTCTCGTGGAGGGAACGCTGAAACAGCAACGACTGCTGGCCACCGCGCCGCGCACACCGTCCGAAAAGGACCTGGCGGGGATTCTGCGCGATTCGGTGCAGCTGTGGTGA